A window from Salvia miltiorrhiza cultivar Shanhuang (shh) chromosome 2, IMPLAD_Smil_shh, whole genome shotgun sequence encodes these proteins:
- the LOC131008103 gene encoding predicted GPI-anchored protein 58 encodes MQQQLASIMREIQQLKMEKMENSPSSELSAADDNPAESSSANVNSAEPSHAVFLQEQECMEVYAGSADMEELAREVEEFSAAQPALPFSNAQLALPFSNAQPALPFSDAQPALPSSALELKELPANLNAALPCSALPTPEQPASLWPALSSSALPTPEQPASLWPALPSSALPTPEQPASL; translated from the exons atgcagcaGCAATTGGCTTCGATCATGCGAGAAAttcaacagctcaagatggaaaagatggaaaattctccaAGTTCAGAGCTCAGCGCCGCCGATGACAACCCAGCCGAATCCAGCTCTGCCAATGTCAACTCCGCAGAACCCAGCCATGCA gtatttttacaggagcaggaatgCATGGAAGTGTACGCTGGATCAGCCGACATGGAGGAATTGGCTAGGGAAGTTgaagagttcagcgctgcccagccagcTCTGCCCTTCAGCAATGCCCAGCTAGCTCTGCCCTTCAGCAATGCCCAGCCAGCTCTGCCCTTCAGTGATGCCcaaccagctctgccgagctcagcgctGGAACTGAAGGAACTTCCCGCCAATCTCAA TGCAGCTCTGCcgtgctctgctctgccgactcCAGAGCAGCCAGCTTCCCTCTGGCCAGCTctgtcgagctctgctctgccgactcCAGAGCAGCCAGCTTCCCTctggccagctctgccgagctctgCTTTGCCGACTCCAGAGCAGCCAGCTTCCCTCTGA